The Ensifer canadensis genome has a segment encoding these proteins:
- a CDS encoding sugar-binding transcriptional regulator, with translation MASDNGEWSYADADEETLTRIAWYYYNDGLTQNEIGERLNMSRIKVSRLLESGRRSGIIQVRINSRYQGCLALERQIKERYGLLEAYVVPQLPDQDPSDRLGQAAAQFLMQRLQHGDLLAVGWGATVSNTIQRLGHLANERDIGLVSLTGGVGTYVDGMRTANWGSSVHLVPAPLVVRDPQVASNLSSEPAVANLLDMALNASFQLVGIGELSPASTVVRSGYVTPDEVEPLRRKGAVGDILCQFYNEQGEVLDLPLHDRVIGVKLATLSRAEKVVAAAGGLQKVQAIHSALRGKFVGILITDETTAAGLLEIKD, from the coding sequence ATGGCTTCGGACAATGGCGAGTGGAGTTACGCGGATGCGGACGAGGAGACCCTCACCCGCATTGCCTGGTACTACTACAATGACGGCTTGACTCAGAACGAGATCGGCGAACGGCTGAACATGTCGCGCATCAAGGTGTCGCGTCTTCTGGAAAGCGGTCGGCGTTCGGGCATTATCCAGGTGCGCATCAATTCGCGCTATCAGGGATGTCTGGCACTCGAACGTCAGATCAAGGAGCGCTACGGATTGCTGGAGGCCTATGTCGTGCCGCAACTGCCCGATCAGGATCCGAGCGACCGTCTGGGCCAGGCGGCCGCCCAGTTCCTCATGCAGCGCCTGCAGCATGGCGACCTCCTGGCGGTTGGCTGGGGCGCCACCGTCAGCAACACGATTCAGCGGCTCGGCCATCTCGCCAATGAACGCGATATCGGCCTCGTCAGCCTCACCGGCGGCGTCGGAACCTATGTAGACGGTATGCGCACCGCCAATTGGGGAAGCAGCGTCCATCTCGTCCCCGCCCCTCTTGTCGTCAGAGACCCGCAGGTTGCAAGCAACCTCTCCTCTGAACCGGCAGTCGCCAACCTGCTCGACATGGCGCTCAACGCATCCTTTCAGCTCGTTGGTATCGGCGAGCTTTCGCCTGCCTCGACGGTCGTGCGCTCCGGTTATGTCACCCCTGATGAAGTGGAGCCGCTGCGCCGCAAGGGCGCAGTCGGAGACATCCTTTGTCAGTTCTACAATGAACAGGGCGAGGTGCTCGATCTGCCGCTGCACGATCGCGTGATCGGGGTGAAGCTCGCGACCCTGTCGCGCGCCGAAAAGGTCGTGGCCGCGGCAGGCGGCCTGCAAAAGGTACAAGCCATCCATTCTGCATTGCGGGGAAAATTCGTCGGTATCCTCATCACCGATGAAACCACCGCAGCCGGCCTGCTCGAGATCAAGGACTGA
- the lsrK gene encoding autoinducer-2 kinase, giving the protein MNARYLLAVDAGTGSGRAVIFDHDGNQIASAQHEWWHKTDPRFAGSMDFDVTGNWTLLARAIRRVIADAGIPAADIAAVSATSMREAIVAYDRDGREIWACANVDSRANNEVRDLKQDFPQLEAELYAQSGQTFALGALPRLLWLKRNLPDVYDRVHRVSMLSDWVLARLSGVIASDPSNAGTTGLYSLAARNWLPDAMSKVGMRDDIFPPSAEPGAVIGRVTSQASQETGLAAGTPVVMGGGDCQIGAAGLGVVNEGDCAVLGGTFWQQVVNVAPSVTDPSMDLRINPHVVTGLNQAEAISFFVGIVMRWFRDSFGAEEITTVGPGGDAYRLLEQKAALVPPGAYGIIPVFSDVMHYGKWYHAAPSLLNLSIDPEKSGKAAIFRALQENAAIVAARNLAAIFKLSGKIPDKIVFAAGASKSAHWSQILSDATGLPVVTPVVKEATALGCAASAAIGVGFHRNFVEAAESWVRWDRHFEPNLEHKAIYDNAGERWARAYALQRQLVDEGVTTAMWKAPGL; this is encoded by the coding sequence ATGAACGCAAGATATCTCCTGGCCGTCGACGCTGGCACGGGCAGCGGCCGCGCCGTCATCTTCGACCACGACGGCAACCAGATCGCCAGCGCCCAGCATGAGTGGTGGCACAAGACTGATCCGCGCTTTGCCGGCTCGATGGATTTCGATGTTACGGGCAACTGGACACTTTTGGCGCGGGCGATCCGCCGCGTCATTGCTGATGCGGGGATCCCGGCAGCCGATATTGCGGCCGTCAGTGCCACCAGCATGCGCGAAGCCATTGTCGCCTATGATCGCGACGGTCGCGAAATCTGGGCTTGCGCGAATGTCGACAGCCGCGCCAACAACGAGGTTCGCGACCTGAAGCAGGACTTTCCGCAGCTTGAGGCGGAACTCTATGCCCAATCCGGCCAAACCTTTGCGCTGGGCGCCCTGCCCCGTCTACTCTGGCTGAAGCGCAACCTTCCCGACGTCTACGATCGTGTTCATCGCGTCAGCATGCTTTCGGATTGGGTGCTCGCCCGGCTTTCAGGCGTGATCGCGAGCGATCCTTCGAACGCTGGCACGACCGGTCTTTATAGCTTGGCGGCGCGCAACTGGCTTCCGGATGCCATGTCCAAGGTCGGTATGCGTGACGATATCTTCCCGCCGAGTGCCGAGCCGGGCGCTGTGATCGGCCGCGTTACTTCGCAGGCATCGCAAGAAACCGGTCTTGCCGCCGGCACGCCGGTCGTCATGGGTGGCGGTGACTGCCAGATCGGCGCCGCCGGTCTCGGGGTCGTCAACGAAGGTGACTGCGCGGTGCTTGGTGGCACCTTCTGGCAGCAGGTGGTCAATGTGGCGCCGTCTGTTACGGATCCGTCGATGGATTTGCGTATCAACCCCCACGTCGTCACGGGTCTCAACCAGGCCGAGGCAATCAGCTTCTTCGTCGGCATCGTGATGCGGTGGTTCCGCGACAGCTTCGGCGCTGAGGAAATCACAACCGTCGGCCCCGGCGGCGACGCCTATCGCTTGCTGGAGCAGAAGGCGGCCCTTGTTCCTCCAGGTGCGTACGGCATCATCCCGGTGTTCTCGGACGTGATGCACTATGGAAAATGGTATCACGCGGCCCCGTCACTGCTGAACCTCTCCATCGATCCGGAAAAATCCGGCAAGGCGGCAATCTTTCGCGCTCTGCAGGAAAACGCCGCCATTGTTGCGGCCCGCAACCTTGCCGCCATTTTCAAACTCTCCGGCAAAATACCTGACAAGATCGTCTTTGCGGCCGGCGCCTCCAAGTCCGCCCATTGGTCACAAATCCTCTCCGATGCAACCGGCTTGCCGGTGGTAACACCCGTCGTCAAGGAGGCGACTGCTCTCGGCTGTGCCGCGTCGGCGGCAATCGGCGTTGGATTCCACCGCAATTTCGTCGAGGCCGCCGAAAGCTGGGTTCGTTGGGACCGACACTTCGAACCCAATCTCGAACACAAGGCGATCTACGACAATGCCGGCGAGCGTTGGGCCCGAGCCTACGCTCTTCAACGTCAACTGGTCGATGAAGGCGTCACCACCGCCATGTGGAAGGCTCCCGGTCTCTAA